GCTGACGATCGATCGACCCGACAAGCTGAACGCGCTGGATCGCGCTACCCTGCTGGAACTGGGCGAGGCGATGGAGCTCGTCCGCGAGGCGGAAGGTGTGCGGGGGATGATCATCACCGGTACCGGAGAGAGAGCCTTCGCAGCGGGAGCCGACATTGCCGAGCTGGCGGCGCTGGGTCCGCTCGAGGCGGTGGAGACGAGCCGGTTGGGCCAGGAGGTCTTCAGTCGGGTCGAACGCTCGGGCAAACCCGTGGTGGCCGCGGTGAACGGCTACGCGCTCGGCGGCGGGTGCGAGCTGGCGCTCGCCTGCCATCTTCGCGTTGCCGCCACCACCGCGAAGCTCGGCCTTCCGGAGGTAACGCTTGGAGTTATACCCGGTTACGGCGGAACGGTTCGCCTGCCGCGTCTGATCGGGCGGGGGCGCGCGCTGGAGCTGATCCTCACCGGTGAGATGATCGATGCGGCGGAAGCTCACCGCATCGGCCTCGTGAACCGCCTGGCCGAGCCCGGCGAGCTGCTGAAGGAGGCCAGGCGCCTGCTGGAGCGCATCGTCGCGAACGGACCGCTCGCGGTGGGCATGGCGATCGAAAGCGTCCACCGGGGCGAGGGGATGGAGATCGACGCCGCGCTTGCCACCGAGGCCCACCTCTTCGGCGTGCTGGCGGCGAGCGACGACATGCGGGAAGGGATGTCGGCGTTCCTGGAGAAGCGTTCCCCCCGGTTCTCGGGCCGGTGAGGCGGGCGCTTCCCTGCGATCTTTCCGGCCGCGCTGCCGAGCTGTGAAACTGCTGCTTCACTCGCCGGTCG
This genomic stretch from Longimicrobiaceae bacterium harbors:
- a CDS encoding enoyl-CoA hydratase-related protein → MSSFRNLRLDLGEPVATLTIDRPDKLNALDRATLLELGEAMELVREAEGVRGMIITGTGERAFAAGADIAELAALGPLEAVETSRLGQEVFSRVERSGKPVVAAVNGYALGGGCELALACHLRVAATTAKLGLPEVTLGVIPGYGGTVRLPRLIGRGRALELILTGEMIDAAEAHRIGLVNRLAEPGELLKEARRLLERIVANGPLAVGMAIESVHRGEGMEIDAALATEAHLFGVLAASDDMREGMSAFLEKRSPRFSGR